GTCGAGCCCCGCACCGCCGGTGCCGGCCTCGACGACGTGGTAGCCGTGGCGGCGCAGCCAGCTGCCGGCCAGGTAACGGCTGGCCTCCATGTCGTCGACGATCAGGATCGTCGCGGCCGGGTCCGGCATGTCACGTCCTCCGCACTACTGCGAACGCTTCTCCGACCGCGAGCCTGACGGTTTCGGCGGAGATCTGCGACTTGAGCAGCAGGGCAGCGCGCAGCCCGGCCGCGGTGAGGTCGAGCCCGTCGGGCACGGCCGAGGTGGTCACGACGACGGGCAGGTCGCACAGCTCGTCCTTCGCGCGGAGCACGGCGAGGACCTCCCGGCCGTTCATGCCGGCCATGGCCAGGTCGAGGAAGACCACGTCGGGCCGGAACCCGCCCAGCGTCTCCAGCGCTTCCCGGCCGTCACCGGCGACCCGGACCTCGGGGGAGAGGTCGGCGATCCGGCGGGTGAACTCGTCGCGGAACACCGGGTCGTCGTCGACGACGAGCACGCTGCCGAGCGCGGTGATGTCCCCGCCGGGCGGCCGGGCGGGCAACCGCAGCTCCGCCGTGGTGCCCTGGCCGGCCTCGCTGGCCAGGGTCAGCTCGCCGCCGAGGATCTCGGCCAGCTTCCGGGCGTAGGACAAACCCAGCCCGGTGCCGGAGGTCTTCGCCTGCAGCTTGTTCCGGACCTGGTGGAACTCCTCGAAGACGCGCTCGAGCTGTTCGGCCGGGATGCCGATGCCGGTGTCGGTGACCGTGAAGCGGACGTGCTCGCCGTCGGCGGTGGCGGCCACGCCCACCGAGCCGCGCTCGGTGAACTTGATGGCGTTGGACAGCAGGTTGCGCAGGATGCGCACGAGCATGGTCTCGTCGGTGACGAGCGTGCCGGCCTCGGTGTCGCCGATGCGGAGCTCGACGCCGTCCGGGACGGTCGACCGCAGGACGCCCTGCAGGTGGAGGAGCACCGCACGGACGTCGATGGGGGTCGGGTGGGGGACCAGCCGGCCCGATTCGGCCTTGGCGGTGTCGAGCAGCTCGTTGACCAGGGCGAGCAGGGTCTCCCCGGAGTCGTTGATCAGCCGGACCTGGCGCTGCTGGTCGCCGGTGAGCGGTTCGGACCCCGCGGCGCCGAGCATGCGCGCGAGGCCGACGATCGAGTTCACCGGCGAGCGCAGCTCGTGGCTGATGTTCGACCAGAAGCGGGTCTTCGCCTCGTTGACGGCGGCCAGCTGCGTCGTCTTCTCGTTGATCTCGGCGTAGAGAGCCACCACACCGCGGTTGGTCTCTTCGAGCTCTTCGGAGAGTTCCTTGTACAGCGCGACGACACCCTGGTTGGTCTCTTCGAGCTCCTCGTTGAGCCGCAGCAGCTCCCGCCGCTTGCTTTCGAGGTCGTCGAGCGCGGTGAGCAGTTCCTGGTTCTGGGCGCGCAGCTCGTCGAGCGGGCCGGCGGCTCTGCCGGCGGCGAGCCGTTCGCGCAAGGCGTCGAGAGAAAAGTCCATGGGCGCTGAACCTGCCGTCGTGCCCTTCGTCATGGTCATGGTGCCGCGAGCGGCCTCGTGGGTGGTGGTGACCTCGTCCATCAGCCGGGCCGTGGTGGCCCGGCTGACGTCGAGGACGTCGACGGCGGGCGGGCCCTGCCAGGTGATCTCGATCGCCAGGCCGGGCAACGGCGCCGGGATGAGCAAGAAGGCGACCGACGCCTCCGTCCCGCTCCGCACCAGGTCCCGGCCGACGTCGCTGAGGGCGGTCGCCACGCGGATCTGGTCCTGCGGTTCGAGGCCGATCGCCTGGGCCGCCTCCCGGCCGTACTGCCGCATCGCGAACACGCCGGATTCGGCGGAGAGCGTCATCCGCAGGAGCTCGTTCGCGCGGCGCGGGGACGTCATGGCCGCGGCTTGCCGACGAGGACGCCCGCGTCGTCGTTGCGGACGCCGGCGTCGCGCACCAGCGCGGCGGCGATCACGAGCGGCGTGCTGTCGAACAGGGCGGTCCACTGGGCGGGGCGCCACTTCTCGGTGAGCCCGTCGCTGTGCAGCACGACCGCGGCGCCGGCGGGCAGCTCGTGGTCGAAGGCGCGGATCGTCCGGGCCTGGTAGCCCGCGATCCCGGGCACCGAGATCATGCCCTGCTTCCGGTCGCCGAGGACGACGGACGCGGCGATGTTGCCCAGGCCGGCGAAGCGGACCCGCCCCTCGGCCGGGGCCAGGTCGGCGACGGCGACGGCCCCGCCCCGGCTGCTGCGCAACGCGGCGTGGATCGCGGCGAGCACCTGCTCCGGGGGTTCGTCGGCCGGCCGTTCGCAGAAGACCCGGACGGCTTCCTGCGCCGCGCTGGCCGCCAGCGGTCCGTGGCCGGACCCGTCGCACATCATCAGCCGCAGCCGGCCGTT
The window above is part of the Amycolatopsis camponoti genome. Proteins encoded here:
- a CDS encoding hybrid sensor histidine kinase/response regulator, with translation MTSPRRANELLRMTLSAESGVFAMRQYGREAAQAIGLEPQDQIRVATALSDVGRDLVRSGTEASVAFLLIPAPLPGLAIEITWQGPPAVDVLDVSRATTARLMDEVTTTHEAARGTMTMTKGTTAGSAPMDFSLDALRERLAAGRAAGPLDELRAQNQELLTALDDLESKRRELLRLNEELEETNQGVVALYKELSEELEETNRGVVALYAEINEKTTQLAAVNEAKTRFWSNISHELRSPVNSIVGLARMLGAAGSEPLTGDQQRQVRLINDSGETLLALVNELLDTAKAESGRLVPHPTPIDVRAVLLHLQGVLRSTVPDGVELRIGDTEAGTLVTDETMLVRILRNLLSNAIKFTERGSVGVAATADGEHVRFTVTDTGIGIPAEQLERVFEEFHQVRNKLQAKTSGTGLGLSYARKLAEILGGELTLASEAGQGTTAELRLPARPPGGDITALGSVLVVDDDPVFRDEFTRRIADLSPEVRVAGDGREALETLGGFRPDVVFLDLAMAGMNGREVLAVLRAKDELCDLPVVVTTSAVPDGLDLTAAGLRAALLLKSQISAETVRLAVGEAFAVVRRT